AGTCTTTATACCGTGTCGCGTTTGTTCGGGGTCAGCGTGACCGATATTGCGCGGCTGAACAATCTGCGCACACCCTATACCGTTGTGGCGGGATCGACATTACGCATTCCCGTAACGGCGGTAGAGGAAACCGTGACGCGTCAGCATGTGGCCATGAAGGGCGCGGCCAGTACCGATGTGATTGAACGGGAAACATTGGCCCCGGTTAATCGGCCGTCACGCCCGGGGGCCGTAACGGCAGAAGTATTGCCTGCGCCATCGCCTGTTCCATCGTCTGGCCCATCGGCGGGAGCGTCGCCATCGTCGGCGTCTATCCCCGCGCCAGATGTTCGCCCGGCGAACCAGGCGTCACCAAAACTGGCCGCAAAAATTCCTGAAACGGTTCCGCCGCGCGCCTCGTCCAAATTCCTCCGCCCGGTGGAGGGGAATGTGATTTCGTCCTATGGCGCGAAGGCGGGCGGCCTGCATAATGATGGCATCAACATCAAGGCGGCAAAAGGGACACCCGTAAAAGCCGCCGAAAACGGCGTGGTTGTGTATGCCAGCAATGAGATGAAAGGCTATGGCAACATGGTCCTGATCCGCCACGCGGACCGGTGGATGACGGCGTATTCCCATATGGATTCCATCAGCATCAAACGCGGCGACACGGTCAAACGCGGGCAGGCCATTGGCACGGTGGGAATGACGGGGTCCGTGGATACCCCGCAACTGCATTTCGAAATTCGCCGCGGGGTTCAGGCACTGAACCCGGAAGCCTATCTGGATGGGCGGAAATCGTAATGGGTGGTGTGATCGGCCTGATGGCGGCGGTCCAGCAAGTCGGATGGCTGGTTGCGGGTTTGTTTTTCTGGTTCATCGCGTGTGTGATGATCCTCAGCCATGTCCATGATCGTCGGACCAAAACCACATATACCGGGCAGATTGCCGCTTTGCGTGTGCGTGGTGACGCGGCGAAGGGCAAGGCCGTTTATTATCCGATTGTGTCCTATACCAACGACGTTGGTGTGGTGGTTGAGGCAGAAACGCGCCACGGGTCATCGGGGTTGTCCGGAAAGTTGCCGGGGCGGGTTGTGCGCGTGATGCCGGATGTGCACGAACCGCGCGTGGCAACCATTCGCGATGGGTCCGGGATTGTCCTGACTCTGGTTTTGTGGGGTATGGGGGCCTTGCCGATTGCGATTGGTGTTTTGCAATATCCTGTAACGCCCTACACAATTTTTATCTTCGTTATCTTTGGTGCGTGGGTTGCGTGGAGAATTGCCCGCATGATCCGTCCGCGTCATGAATGGCAAAGCCGCGAAGAATTTCGTAAACGCAAGGCCGCAGAACTGTTGGCTAAACGCGCACAATGTCCGCGGATCAATCGCGATGAGGCCTTGGCACAATTAAAAACCATGGATGATCTGGCGCTCCGTTTTTTGCCGCTGAGCGTTTTGGTGGCTTTTGTTTTCATGGGCGTTGCCGGGTGGGTGGCGTATGACACAGGCACAATATTGCATAACCGCGCTTATGCCGAAGGGCGCGTTGTTGCCCTTGATCGGCCATCGGGGTCCGATGCTTATTATCCGGTGATTGAATATCGCACCCACGATGATGAATGGGTGCGTTTTACCGACAAGGCGGGCAGCAATGCGCCCAGCGTATCGGTCGGGCAGGGCGTTGATGTCATTTACGATGCGCGCAACCCGGATCGTGCGATGATCGAGGCGGGCGTGTCGGCGGTCTGGATCGTTGTGCTGGCCTCTGGTTTGGTCGGGTTGGCGGTGCTGGTGGCGGCGATCCGAACCGTTTTGGGGGTTGCGGGGCACCGTCGTCGGGGATATGTATCGATCTAACATATTGATTTAAATAAGATTTGTCCTTTTTATTGGGGCGTAAAATTCTTGCAATATTTCATAATGTTGCGCTACTGTGCCGCCCTGACAGGGCGAGATCCATGAAATTTTTGGGCATTAGTTTCGGGTTTAACAAGGGCAGCGGTGGGGCACAAACCACGGCGGCTTTGCCCGCGCCTGCAGAATGTTCGGCATCTGGTGTTGCGGCATCGTTTCAACGCGCCGTCTATGGCGTGACATGCCGCACATTGTCGTACCCGGCGGTTGTTGCAGGGGATGCGGTTTATTATCGCGCGTTGGCCACCACGACGACATTGGATCAATGGTGCATTCAAAAAATTACCGAACGCGCGGTTCAGTTGGAATCGAATAAAGCCCCGGTGGCCACCCCCAACAGAAAAATTGATGTTGTAAAAGAGGGGTTGGGTTTTTTTGATGCGCTGACCTATCTGGCCCGTGTGGAACAGGCATCGAAGATTGATCCCATCGGCCCCACGCGCGAAGAACTGGGCATGGATCATTACGAGGCCTTTGGCCTTTTGCACGATATCATTCCGGATGTGAACGGCATGCCTCAACCGACAATTGGTGGGCATCCTGCGGTGGCTGGGGTTTACGCGGATACGGCAACGGCGGCATTGTATGATGCGCGCGGGCAATTGGAATTAAAATCCATGCTGGCCCCAAAGGCACAAATGGATGCGCGTGGGAATGTCCTGAACCTTGGTGAAAAATTGCGCAATTTTATGGTTCAGTCGCGCAAGGAAGATGATTTAAAACGTGCGGCGCAAATTATGACGTTGTGGGTTGATCTATGTGCGGAGATTTGGAACAGGGACGATCTGTGTATCTCTGATCAAGGCTATCCGTCTTATGACAGTGAACCGTACAATGATCTTGCTCAATCATCATTGAATTACCGTTACGGTGTTGACATTCAATGTTACCGTTTTGACAGCGCGTATGATTATCGTGCCAGCAGTGTGTTTTCCCGCTGTGAAAAAATCTTAAGCGGAATCACCACATTCAGCGCGGAAGAAAAAGCAACGGTTCATTCCTATCTGCGGGAAGTGGCCTATATCGCTATGGTCCAAGACGCGGCCTATGTGTTGCGTGAGGCTAAAAATACGTCGGATGAAGCGGCCAAGGCATCAAAAACAATTTCCAGTATCCAGGATTCCGCCGCGCGGTTGCAGAGCGAGGCCAATGGCAAAGCGTATTATAAGGACGCCGTTGCAGATGAATATCAACGTCGCTTTATGGCTGATGTTGAAAGCTGGACCATGTTAAAGGCCATGCCGGATCACATCGTGTCCGCGGCCAGGGCCATGCAACGTATGGCCGGAGAGGCGGCGCAAATGCGCCACCAGGTTCTGGTGGAGGCGAAAGCCGCCCAGAGCAAAAACAGGCTCGGTTAGGCATGGGGTGAATTTATCCCACTGATATTTAATGGTTTTTGTTGTTTTTCTTACCCATAATTTTCTTGCAATATTCCATAATATAACGCTATCCTGCCCCATTCTGAAATAATGGGGGCAAGCCCCTATGCCGAAGGGCTGAGCGCGATGAAATGGTTGTTGAAAGATAAGGGTGCAGCGGACCGTGATGAGCGATCATTGCGCGACCAGCTGTTGGATAATTTCCGCCGCGCCAAATATGGCACGACATGTCGCACCTTGGCATTCCCAACCCAGATGGATGGCGAAAGCGAATATTACCGCGCCACGGCCACCACGCCGTTTTTGGATCAATGGATGGTGCAACGTGTTGTTGACCGTGCGGTGTTGTTGGAAGAATCAAATTTGCCCGTGGCCACCGACAACATCAAGCCGATCATCGTCAAAGAAAAGATCAATTTCTTTGATGCGATTGAGTATCTGGCCCGGTTCGAAGTAACCAGCTTCAGCGATCCCGTGGGGCAGGACCGCGATGCACTGGGCGCGGAACATTATGAAACGTTTGCCATGCGGCACGAAATTTTGTTCGACGCATCCGGCATGCCCCAGCCGACCATCAATGGCCAGATCGTAACCGACAATGCCTATGCCAAGCAGATGTTGGAAAAATTCAATGAGGTTCAGAGCCAAAAACTGAGCCTTTCTGATCAAGGCAGTGTGTGGCTGTGCGAGCAATTTAAGCAAAAAAGCAAGCTGGACCCGCTGGTTGAAAATTACCTGCGTAATAACAAAATTATGCTGGATGGGAGCGCCCTCATTCAAATTGTAAAGCCCGTGACGGACTTGTTTGATCATATGTGGCGTAATAAATCGCCCCATGTCTGGACCGATCCGGAGTGCCGGGATAAGCCACTTCTGCGCCTGGCACAACGTTTTGAAGGTCGGGTTGAACGCGAATATATGGCAGATCGAACCAAGGCTTTGTTCAGTCTAGTGCGACGGGATGCAAAATCGCCAATCTTTTCTGGTGCCGCAAAAGATTTGATTGAAACATTTCTGGATGAACTTGAATCCATCGCCCTGACACAGGAAGCGGTCTATCTGACGCATACGACGGGATTGCGCGATAACGAAAAAAATAACTGGATTTTGAAGTCTATTCGTAATCGTTACCTGGAATTACAGGGGGGTGGCCTGACGGCGCGATTTAATCCGTATTCTGCTGTACGTAAAGAATTTGACGATATTGTCCGCAATGCCATTTTTTTAGACCATGTTCCGCCGCATATTACCAAAATTGTGCGCGGCCTTGAAAATGGGCGTGCAACGGCGATGGAGGTTATAAAAAGCATCATGAGAAAGACTATCAATTGAAAACGGGTTTTTTGAAAATTTGGGGGTGGCCGTGGGCATCTGCTCCGCAGGAAGAGCGGGCATTATTGCCCGCGCCGGTGCAAGAGGAGTTGTCCGAATCCTTTTCAAAGGCTGCGTTCGGTCGTAAATTCCGGACCTGTGAATATACCAACGTCCATTTGCCCGAAGGCAATAGCCAGTATTTAAAAGTCGTTGCTCTGGCTGCCGATCAATGGAATGTGGTTAAGGTGTCCCAAATGGGGGATGATTACACCACCGTTTCTGTTTTGGAAAACGTTCCGTTTGGCAAGGCTGCGCAATATTTGCTGGAATATGAATCTACTGCGCTAGATATGAATTTGCTGCCCTGTGGTGCAGATAAAAACGATCTGGGGTTTGACCATGTCGAAAATTTCTGTCTGCGCGAGGGGTTCGTGCCGGATCGTAACGGGCGTTTGCATGAACCGGTTGCGGGTGAAATTGTCACATCCGGCAATTTTGATCCAAAAAATGTGAAAAAATACGAAGATTTATACGCGCAAATTCAAAGCAAGAATTTGGTTCTGACGAATGTTTGGAATTCGCAATCCATAACCGATCTATTCGCCCATTATAAAGACGGCCCGCAATGGAGCGACGTGCGTCAAGATATTACTCATATGCACCGTTTGAAAGAGATCTATTTCGCGGTGCGTTGTGCGGTTTTGATTGAACAATGTGTCCTGGATATTCAAAACGGATCAAAAAAATACAATGATGATCCGGTGAATAAGATCACAGGTCTTTTGGTGTTTGATGGATATTGGATCAATGATGAAGATATTCGCAATATGGCCGCAGCCGTGGTGGAAGATCGTAACTATACCATCGCGGATCATATTATTAAACGATCGATAGATATCATCGGAAATCCTGTCGACGAATTGGCCGATATTAAGGCCGAAGCCATTCGTTTCCTGCGAGATCTACGCATTTTTGAATGTGTGCGGGAAAGCAAAGATTTATTGTCAAACGGTGCCGTTTCCATGGGGGCGTATGAGAAAGAAAAAATTGATGAATGGATGTGTAGCGTGGTCACGATGGCAAAAAACAATGGCTATTCCGATGCGCAGGTCGACGATATTCGATCGGCTATGTGTAACGCCACACCTGTAAAAGAATTACCCCATGGGATCATAGACTTCATGAGTGGGCTTGAGAAAGCTTATCGTTCCGTTGCCATGGCGATTGACCAAAAAATTGGAAATGATCATGCGGTGGTTGGTGAATACAAGCGATTGCCACAATCATCTACCATCCACGTCACGCGCAAAAATGGCAGCAGTTCCGGGTGGGAATGGTAAGTAGGCGGCATGCAGAGATAGAAAAACGGCGATCCATTAACAGGATCGCCGTTTTTGTTTGTGCGGATTCAGTTATGCCGGTTTGGGCACGCCTGGGCTTTTTTTCAGGGAGGCCAGGCTGGTCAGCGGTTTGGCGTTGTCCGGGTTGGCCAGCCATGTGGCGTGAACCATATAGGCACCGTCTTTCATTACGACGCCTTCGGCATTATTGCCGCTGATCCGGTCGCGCAGGGATTGAACGGCGGCTTCGCCCGTGGCTTTCAATTCACCCAGTTGCGGTTTGACCTTGGAAAACGTATTGGCCAGCGTGGCGGCCATCTGAGCCTTGCCAATCAATCCACCTTTAACGGCACCAAGGAAGCTCATCGCCAGAGCCGGGGCCTCGTCTTTCAGCGTTTTGCCAACGCTCTTCAGATTTTCGACGGCCGCGTTCTTATTAAAGGCGAGGGCGGCGACGCCATCCTTTTTCAAAGCCGAGAGCATTTCAACCAGAGACACGGAGTCTTTTGCAGGTGTCCATTCCGGTTGGTTCAGCATACGGTACAGGCACAAAGACTGATCCAATTTGCGGATTTTGGTCTGGTCCAGATTGGTGGAGGCGAGCAGGGCGCTATACACCTTGCGCAGATCATTCAGGGAGCCCGCCACATGGTAATTCTGCCCCCCTTCACTTGCGCCGACAGCCAGAACATGGGTTGGTTTCGTGGTCATCGTGTTCTCCAAAAATTCGTTTAAATTCAATGTGTTAATATCCTGTAGCCTGAGTGTAGCCAAAAGACGGAAAAAAAGAAAGGAATTTTTCATAAAAAGCTTGCGCCGACCATCGGTGCGGGACTATAAGTTTCCGTAATATTTACGGCGTGCGCCAAAACCACATTAAAGGAACGAACAATGGCACCGAACAAAACGACAGATATTCAAGTTGAAGTTCTGCAGGGTGAAGACGGAACGCGTTTTTATAAAGACATTCCAGATTATCGCACAGCCGATGAAGAAACACGCGCCCTGATGGATGCCATGATTGATGGTGTCGATTGGCGCGATTTGAACACCATTATTGGCTTCGGTAAGGAAGCCAAAGACGGCGTTCTGCAAGTTTCACGTAAAATCAATGAACGTGTAATGGCCGACAACAGCTTTATCGCCGAAATGCGCGAATGTGCCGATGCTGTTTCCGGATTGGACATGGGGGCTTTGACTCAGCGTTTGGACGATTTGGCCAAAGGTGGTTTTGATATCGTAAAAAATAACAAAGCCGAAGTTGGAACAGGCTTGGCGCTGGCCATGTTCGTCAATCCGATTGTTGGTCTGCTGGCCGGGTTGGGCATGAAAGGTGCGCGCGTTGGAAAAGAGAAATACGATCAAGTGAAGGGCAAGGTCCGCGGTGAAATGGACCATGCAAAAGAAGCCGAAGCTGCCCGCGATGATTTGCGTAAGGCCATTTTGACCACGCGCGCATTGGTGGAAAAACTGGAAACCGCGAAAGAAAAAATCCCGAGCTACATTAACGAAGTGAATGCCATGGGCGGTGCGCGAACCAAGGCTTATGGTGCACTGACGCTGGCTATTGGTGCGGGGCAAGAATTGCAACGTCGCTTCTATGAAGAGATTTTGCCTGCGGAACAAGAAAATGGCGCTATTAGCCTTGAAGAACTGCAACAATTGCAGATGGCGGGTGATGTTATGGCCCGTACCGTCGAGGGCTTGCTGGGGTCGCGCGCAAACAGCTTGCAAAACATTGTGACGTTGTCAGAATCCTTGAAAATGTACACCCAGATGTACGTGAAGATTGAAGAGCATCTGACGTCGTCAGTGGGTGAGTGGGAGGGTCAAATTGCCCACGGTAATCTGATGGTGGATCGTATCGAGTTGCAGGCTGTCATTACTGCGGCAGATAAGAAGAGCGCAGACCTGGCAGAAAAGAGTGAGAAACTGCACGAAACATCTCGTGTCATGCACCAGAAGAGCATGGAGCAGGGGACATTCCACTTGGCACAGATTGCCGCTTCAACGGAACGTCTGGCGCAGCGTCTGTCTTCGGAAATGCTGACGATTACAGACCAAAGCCGCCGTCATGTTGCCGCACAAGAACGTCTTGAGCAGGCAACGCAGACCTTGGCAGAAACCTTCCAGTCCAATGCGCAAAAACGCGCCCAGCTGTTGGTGGGCTCGGCAACCAGTGACAAATTGTCCCTGCGGTTTGAGCAGAAAGCGGCCGGAAATGACAACGCACCCGACGTCGCAGAAGAGGCTCAGGTGATTGAGCAAACTGCAACCGCAGGCAAGGCTGAAAGAAAACCCCGTGCCCCGCGCACCGCAAAACCGGCCGCTAAACCGGAATAAGGCCCGAAATCTGGCTTAACGGCCTTATTTCACAGGAAAATTATGAACAAGCCCGCCAATCGCTTGCGTTTGGTGGGCTTGTGGCTATAGTCCGGGGACGATTCCACACATCTTTGTTACGAAAAATACGAGGGTTTTTGCGCCATGTTTATCTCTATCGCACATGCATCGGCTGATGCCGCCGCCGCAACCGGTTCCACGGGCGGGATGCTGACATCCAACCTGCTGATGATCCTGCTGATGGTTGTTATGTTCTATCTGCTGCTGATCCGTCCGCAACAACGCCGTTTCAAAGAGCACCGCGACA
The window above is part of the Micavibrio aeruginosavorus ARL-13 genome. Proteins encoded here:
- a CDS encoding LysM peptidoglycan-binding domain-containing M23 family metallopeptidase, with protein sequence MPTTRLKTMTARKWFCIVAGLLMVSGCGSAPYDVHTYKFGQHGGAGSSGAHVVAAGDSVYALAERYRLDMRDIITVNNLNAPYTLEPGQHLLLPPPREYKVRAGDSLYTVSRLFGVSVTDIARLNNLRTPYTVVAGSTLRIPVTAVEETVTRQHVAMKGAASTDVIERETLAPVNRPSRPGAVTAEVLPAPSPVPSSGPSAGASPSSASIPAPDVRPANQASPKLAAKIPETVPPRASSKFLRPVEGNVISSYGAKAGGLHNDGINIKAAKGTPVKAAENGVVVYASNEMKGYGNMVLIRHADRWMTAYSHMDSISIKRGDTVKRGQAIGTVGMTGSVDTPQLHFEIRRGVQALNPEAYLDGRKS
- a CDS encoding DUF3592 domain-containing protein; translated protein: MGGVIGLMAAVQQVGWLVAGLFFWFIACVMILSHVHDRRTKTTYTGQIAALRVRGDAAKGKAVYYPIVSYTNDVGVVVEAETRHGSSGLSGKLPGRVVRVMPDVHEPRVATIRDGSGIVLTLVLWGMGALPIAIGVLQYPVTPYTIFIFVIFGAWVAWRIARMIRPRHEWQSREEFRKRKAAELLAKRAQCPRINRDEALAQLKTMDDLALRFLPLSVLVAFVFMGVAGWVAYDTGTILHNRAYAEGRVVALDRPSGSDAYYPVIEYRTHDDEWVRFTDKAGSNAPSVSVGQGVDVIYDARNPDRAMIEAGVSAVWIVVLASGLVGLAVLVAAIRTVLGVAGHRRRGYVSI
- a CDS encoding coiled-coil domain-containing protein, with the protein product MAPNKTTDIQVEVLQGEDGTRFYKDIPDYRTADEETRALMDAMIDGVDWRDLNTIIGFGKEAKDGVLQVSRKINERVMADNSFIAEMRECADAVSGLDMGALTQRLDDLAKGGFDIVKNNKAEVGTGLALAMFVNPIVGLLAGLGMKGARVGKEKYDQVKGKVRGEMDHAKEAEAARDDLRKAILTTRALVEKLETAKEKIPSYINEVNAMGGARTKAYGALTLAIGAGQELQRRFYEEILPAEQENGAISLEELQQLQMAGDVMARTVEGLLGSRANSLQNIVTLSESLKMYTQMYVKIEEHLTSSVGEWEGQIAHGNLMVDRIELQAVITAADKKSADLAEKSEKLHETSRVMHQKSMEQGTFHLAQIAASTERLAQRLSSEMLTITDQSRRHVAAQERLEQATQTLAETFQSNAQKRAQLLVGSATSDKLSLRFEQKAAGNDNAPDVAEEAQVIEQTATAGKAERKPRAPRTAKPAAKPE